A section of the Triticum dicoccoides isolate Atlit2015 ecotype Zavitan chromosome 7A, WEW_v2.0, whole genome shotgun sequence genome encodes:
- the LOC119330210 gene encoding E3 ubiquitin-protein ligase CIP8-like, with product MASPYLLHRLTADEIFQTLEASSSTSSSCYDAFVPVFRPDPSASALSVSAADRVRSQFLSVQRDLFHDALVAPRNDDLSFPEENDEEEEASIRWDCFQLDEEEEPDLPLEASVPAEEFDWEEVAFASGPSVENPEPDWEMLGDMPPSAPAGANEGFVYTSDREAYEVLVAVGDGLFLTNKPPAARSAVKALPSAIVAAGEEGEGEECSVCKDGVVAGERVKMMPCSHRYHEDCILPWLEVRNSCPLCRFELPTDNPKYETWKAERAMAA from the coding sequence ATGGCTTCCCCGTATCTCCTTCACCGTCTCACCGCCGACGAGATCTTCCAAACTCTAGAGGCTTCCTCCTCCACGTCCTCCTCATGCTACGATGCCTTCGTGCCGGTGTTCCGCCCAGATCCCTCGGCCTCCGCCCTGTCGGTGTCGGCGGCCGACCGCGTCCGGAGCCAGTTCCTCTCCGTGCAGCGCGACCTCTTCCACGACGCACTCGTCGCGCCCAGGAATGACGACCTCAGCTTCCCCGAGGagaacgatgaggaggaggaggcctcgATCCGGTGGGATTGCTTCCaattggacgaggaggaggagccagATCTGCCGCTGGAGGCTTCCGTACCAGCCGAGGAATTCGACTGGGAGGAAGTCGCGTTCGCCTCTGGACCCTCGGTAGAGAATCCGGAGCCCGATTGGGAGATGCTCGGCGACATGCCGCCCAGCGCTCCCGCCGGCGCCAACGAGGGTTTCGTGTACACCTCTGACAGGGAGGCCTATGAGGTACTCGTCGCTGTTGGGGATGGGCTTTTCCTCACCAACAAGCCGCCGGCAGCCAGGTCGGCTGTCAAGGCGCTCCCATCCGCCATCGTcgccgccggcgaggaaggggaggGAGAGGAGTGTTCCGTGTGTAAGGACGGGGTTGTGGCGGGGGAGCGCGTCAAGATGATGCCTTGCTCCCATCGGTACCACGAGGATTGCATCCTTCCATGGCTTGAGGTGCGCAACTCCTGCCCACTCTGCCGCTTTGAGCTGCCGACAGACAATCCCAAGTACGAGACCTGGAAGGCTGAACGAGCCATGGCTGCCTGA